One window from the genome of Myxococcus fulvus encodes:
- a CDS encoding helix-turn-helix domain-containing protein produces MSRPRIDAVRGVLQRPAPADRIVHERFAPAAELEEFIQHFWTVRWDLRGEPPLLAETLPHPCVHVVFDRGQGRVTGVQSRRFRRRIQGQSRVFGIKFRPAAFQPVLGAPLSQLTDRTVSVRSVFGREGTALKDAILAEPDVRRCVTLAQDFLRPRLPPMPEPIARMRDLVERLAADAAVTRMEQVAALAKLEPRNLQRRFSEAVGVSPKWVLKRYRLHEAAEQLARVQVPDMASLALQLGYFDQSHFIRDFKALVGCAPGQYAERAAASRQAAGNPARSGTRG; encoded by the coding sequence GTGAGTCGCCCTCGCATCGACGCCGTGCGCGGCGTCCTCCAACGTCCCGCGCCCGCGGACAGAATCGTGCACGAGCGCTTCGCGCCCGCCGCGGAGCTGGAGGAGTTCATCCAGCACTTCTGGACGGTGCGGTGGGACTTGCGAGGCGAGCCGCCGCTCCTGGCGGAGACACTCCCCCATCCCTGTGTGCACGTGGTATTCGACCGGGGGCAGGGCCGCGTCACCGGGGTGCAGTCGCGCCGGTTCCGCCGGAGGATTCAGGGACAGTCCCGGGTGTTCGGCATCAAGTTCCGGCCCGCGGCGTTCCAGCCGGTGTTGGGCGCGCCGTTGTCGCAGCTCACGGACCGCACGGTGAGCGTGCGTTCGGTGTTCGGTCGGGAGGGCACGGCGTTGAAGGACGCCATCCTGGCGGAGCCGGACGTGCGCCGGTGCGTGACGCTGGCGCAGGACTTCTTGAGACCTCGGCTGCCGCCCATGCCCGAGCCCATCGCGAGGATGCGGGACCTGGTGGAGCGGCTCGCGGCGGATGCGGCGGTGACGCGCATGGAGCAGGTGGCCGCGCTGGCGAAGCTGGAGCCGAGAAACCTCCAGCGGAGGTTCAGCGAGGCGGTGGGGGTGAGCCCCAAGTGGGTCCTCAAGCGCTACCGGCTCCACGAGGCCGCCGAGCAGCTCGCGCGCGTCCAGGTGCCCGACATGGCGAGCCTGGCGCTCCAGCTGGGATACTTCGACCAGTCGCACTTCATCCGCGACTTCAAGGCCCTGGTCGGCTGCGCCCCAGGACAGTACGCCGAGCGCGCCGCCGCGAGCCGGCAGGCCGCGGGGAACCCGGCCCGTTCAGGCACACGAGGCTAG
- a CDS encoding DUF3224 domain-containing protein, with translation MTKTGTNVLAWVLGAVLFQGCASTPAAATPTRTGSETNMTKHVKGIFNVKATPLAPDAGAAESPIGRLSIDKRYHGELEGTGVGQMLATLDAGQSGGYVALERVTGTLQGRKGSFTLMHSGSMTRGAFKVVGSVVPESGTDELQGISGSYEIQIDEKGVHLYVLDYTLSAQP, from the coding sequence ATGACGAAGACGGGAACGAATGTGTTGGCGTGGGTGCTCGGCGCCGTGCTCTTCCAGGGCTGCGCGAGCACCCCTGCGGCGGCGACCCCCACGCGGACCGGAAGCGAGACGAACATGACGAAGCACGTGAAGGGCATCTTCAACGTCAAGGCGACCCCCCTGGCCCCGGACGCGGGCGCGGCGGAGTCCCCCATCGGCCGGCTGTCCATCGACAAGCGCTACCACGGCGAGCTGGAGGGCACGGGCGTGGGCCAGATGCTCGCCACGCTCGACGCGGGCCAGTCCGGTGGCTACGTCGCGCTGGAGCGCGTCACCGGCACCCTCCAGGGACGCAAGGGCAGCTTCACCCTCATGCACTCGGGCTCCATGACGCGCGGAGCATTCAAGGTCGTCGGCTCCGTCGTGCCCGAGTCCGGAACGGACGAACTCCAGGGCATCTCCGGCTCGTACGAGATTCAAATCGACGAGAAGGGCGTCCACCTGTACGTGCTCGACTACACCCTCTCGGCCCAGCCCTGA
- a CDS encoding leucine-rich repeat domain-containing protein → MGQYPADLEPMSLVFEQVPDETGLLPGSYLRFVEALGYRWLNTGKKALAFLPPRWRASASQGMGEPNRQWTEVREEREADRHVYRFVMFASGDLNDVNGFAFGPGANGGAPVVFQVEDSLPLRELGSFEAWLGKALEPLRKAIAKPAKKPELGDPFALFQESLGEVAAKTRQAGAAALFDTFPRDTRAISLLHRKLGVVPDMVAEFSQLETLTVKGAGLKALPSVLGRLTKLKQLDCSWNAELATLPAELGRLQDLESLNLDHTAVATLPEELGQLPRLRSLSLKNTRITALPAWLSGLATLEFLDLSQTDVPPGELEAFRQARPECSLYPRP, encoded by the coding sequence GTGGGCCAGTACCCCGCGGACCTGGAGCCCATGAGCCTGGTGTTCGAGCAGGTCCCCGACGAGACGGGGCTCCTGCCCGGGTCGTATCTGCGCTTCGTCGAGGCGCTGGGGTACCGCTGGCTCAACACGGGCAAGAAGGCCCTGGCGTTCCTGCCGCCCCGCTGGCGCGCGAGCGCGTCCCAGGGCATGGGCGAGCCGAACCGTCAGTGGACCGAGGTGCGTGAGGAACGGGAGGCGGACCGTCACGTGTACCGCTTCGTGATGTTCGCCTCCGGGGACTTGAACGACGTCAACGGCTTCGCCTTCGGGCCCGGTGCGAATGGCGGCGCCCCCGTCGTGTTCCAGGTGGAGGACAGCCTGCCCCTGCGCGAGCTGGGGAGCTTCGAGGCGTGGCTCGGCAAGGCCCTCGAACCCCTGCGCAAGGCCATCGCGAAGCCGGCGAAGAAGCCCGAGTTGGGAGACCCGTTCGCGCTGTTCCAGGAGTCCCTCGGCGAAGTGGCGGCGAAGACGCGGCAGGCGGGCGCGGCGGCCCTCTTCGACACCTTCCCTCGCGACACCCGCGCCATCTCGCTGCTCCACCGCAAGCTGGGCGTGGTGCCGGACATGGTGGCCGAGTTCTCCCAGTTGGAGACCCTGACGGTGAAGGGGGCGGGACTCAAGGCGCTGCCCTCCGTGCTGGGCCGGCTCACGAAGCTCAAGCAGCTCGACTGCTCCTGGAACGCGGAGCTGGCCACGCTGCCCGCCGAGCTGGGGCGCCTTCAGGACCTCGAGTCACTCAACCTGGACCACACCGCGGTCGCCACGCTCCCGGAGGAGCTCGGCCAGCTTCCGCGCCTGCGCTCGCTCAGCCTCAAGAACACGCGCATCACCGCGCTGCCGGCGTGGCTGAGCGGGCTCGCCACGCTCGAGTTCCTGGACCTCTCGCAGACGGACGTGCCGCCCGGGGAACTCGAGGCCTTCAGGCAGGCCCGCCCCGAGTGCTCGCTGTATCCCCGCCCGTGA
- a CDS encoding NAD(P)-dependent oxidoreductase, whose protein sequence is MKPHISILGAGRMGSALVKAFLQNEYTTTVWNRTRARCEPLAAAGARIADSVRDAVQTASVVIVNVNDYDTSDALLRQDEVTQELRGKVLVQLTSGSPKLAREQATWARRHGIDYLDGAIMATPDLIGRPDCTLLYAGPKALYDKHQAVLAALGGNTQHVSEDEGHASALDSAILFQLWGSLFSGLQAAAICRAEGIALDALGPHLEAVAAMIQFSMKDLLQRIQKEQFGADTESPATLDTHNVAFQHLLHLCEERNIHRALPEAMDALIQTARKAGHGQDDFSVLARFLR, encoded by the coding sequence ATGAAGCCACACATCAGCATCCTCGGCGCGGGCCGCATGGGCTCCGCGCTGGTCAAGGCGTTCCTCCAGAACGAGTACACGACCACGGTCTGGAATCGCACCCGGGCGCGGTGCGAGCCGTTGGCGGCAGCGGGCGCGCGCATCGCCGACTCCGTGCGAGACGCGGTGCAGACAGCCAGCGTCGTCATCGTGAACGTGAATGACTACGACACCAGCGACGCGCTGCTGCGCCAGGACGAGGTGACGCAGGAGCTCCGGGGCAAGGTGCTGGTGCAGCTCACGTCCGGCTCACCGAAGCTGGCGCGCGAGCAGGCGACGTGGGCACGACGGCACGGCATCGACTACCTGGACGGCGCCATCATGGCCACGCCGGACCTCATCGGCCGGCCCGACTGCACGCTCCTGTACGCGGGCCCGAAGGCCCTGTACGACAAGCACCAGGCCGTGCTGGCGGCGCTCGGTGGAAACACGCAGCACGTGAGCGAGGACGAGGGCCACGCGTCCGCGCTCGACAGCGCCATCCTGTTCCAGCTGTGGGGTTCGCTGTTCAGCGGGCTGCAGGCCGCGGCCATCTGCCGCGCCGAGGGGATTGCGCTCGACGCGCTCGGCCCGCATCTGGAGGCCGTCGCGGCCATGATTCAGTTCAGCATGAAGGACCTCCTCCAGCGCATCCAGAAGGAGCAGTTCGGCGCGGACACCGAGAGCCCCGCCACGCTCGACACGCACAACGTGGCGTTCCAGCACCTGCTGCACCTGTGCGAGGAGCGCAACATCCACCGCGCTCTCCCCGAGGCCATGGATGCACTCATCCAGACCGCCCGGAAGGCGGGGCATGGCCAGGACGACTTCTCGGTCCTCGCGCGCTTCCTGCGCTGA
- a CDS encoding SDR family oxidoreductase, with protein MGRYSGKKVVVTGGTAGIGLAAVKALLAEGAEVLLTGRGEQGLEAARKELGPRAHVVRSDTASLRDIDALAVRVKEALGAVDFVLVNAGYAKLVPFEQVTESVYDETFGINTKGAFFTAQRLAPLVRDGGAFVFTTSVADETGAPGMSVYSGSKAAVRSFVRVLGAELVSRGIRVNAVSPGFTRTPTLGVTGATPQEVEAFEQEGLHLTPMKRIADAEEVARAALFLGLEATFTTGAELPVDGGLSQF; from the coding sequence ATGGGACGGTATTCCGGGAAGAAGGTGGTGGTGACGGGAGGCACGGCGGGCATCGGGCTCGCCGCGGTGAAGGCGCTGCTCGCGGAAGGCGCGGAGGTGCTGCTCACCGGCCGTGGCGAGCAGGGCCTGGAGGCGGCGCGCAAGGAGCTGGGGCCGCGTGCCCACGTGGTGCGCTCCGACACGGCGAGCCTGCGGGACATCGACGCCCTGGCGGTGCGCGTGAAAGAGGCGCTCGGCGCGGTGGACTTCGTCCTCGTCAACGCGGGGTACGCGAAGCTGGTGCCCTTCGAGCAGGTGACAGAGTCGGTGTACGACGAGACCTTCGGCATCAACACGAAGGGCGCGTTCTTCACGGCGCAGCGGCTGGCGCCTCTCGTGCGCGATGGCGGCGCGTTCGTCTTCACCACCTCGGTGGCGGACGAGACGGGCGCGCCGGGCATGAGCGTCTATTCGGGCTCGAAGGCGGCGGTCCGCTCGTTCGTGCGGGTGCTCGGCGCGGAGCTGGTGTCGCGGGGCATCCGGGTGAACGCGGTGAGCCCGGGCTTCACGCGCACGCCCACGCTGGGCGTCACCGGCGCCACGCCCCAGGAGGTGGAGGCCTTCGAGCAGGAGGGCCTGCACCTGACGCCCATGAAGCGCATCGCGGACGCCGAGGAGGTGGCCCGGGCGGCGCTGTTCCTCGGCCTCGAGGCCACGTTCACCACCGGCGCGGAGCTGCCCGTCGACGGCGGCCTGTCGCAGTTCTGA
- a CDS encoding AraC family transcriptional regulator, which translates to MSEHARRPRVSLGVDLRTTRAGDRVHLSSSDHVLNIHASGPVRVSCLASQHYSVRTRGEMFLLPAGHTDTWVEDDDSVGLDLRLPHSLLQRAAEDMGLDPDRVGVALRHHFRDAQLEHIAWALEAEARADFPNGLLYRESLGLALAARLLGHYRAEVEVRGGLSTGQLQRVTDYVETHLDEDLSLATLSRVAAVSASHFKTLFKRSTGLPVHEYVVQRRVERARTLLLRGELPTGQVALEAGFSHQSHMARWMRRVLGVTPGDILRSRA; encoded by the coding sequence ATGAGCGAGCACGCGCGACGACCTCGAGTCAGCCTGGGTGTCGACCTGCGCACCACGCGCGCCGGAGACCGGGTCCACCTGTCGAGCTCGGACCACGTCCTCAACATCCACGCCAGCGGGCCCGTGCGGGTGTCCTGTCTCGCCAGCCAGCATTATTCGGTGCGCACGCGAGGGGAGATGTTCCTCCTGCCCGCGGGCCACACCGACACCTGGGTGGAGGACGATGACAGCGTGGGCCTGGACCTGCGCCTGCCGCACTCCCTGCTCCAGCGGGCGGCCGAGGACATGGGGTTGGACCCGGACCGCGTGGGCGTGGCGCTGCGGCACCACTTCCGTGACGCGCAGTTGGAGCACATCGCCTGGGCCCTGGAGGCCGAGGCCCGCGCGGACTTCCCCAACGGACTGCTCTACCGGGAGAGCCTGGGCCTGGCGCTCGCGGCCCGGCTGCTCGGCCACTACCGCGCGGAGGTCGAGGTGCGCGGGGGCCTGTCCACGGGCCAGCTCCAGCGCGTCACGGACTATGTGGAGACGCACCTGGACGAGGACCTCTCGCTCGCGACGCTGTCACGCGTGGCGGCCGTCAGCGCGTCGCACTTCAAGACGCTCTTCAAGCGCTCCACCGGGCTGCCCGTCCACGAGTACGTGGTTCAGCGCCGCGTGGAGCGGGCCCGCACGCTGCTCCTGCGCGGCGAGCTGCCCACGGGACAGGTGGCCCTGGAGGCGGGGTTCTCCCACCAGAGCCACATGGCCCGCTGGATGCGTCGCGTGCTGGGTGTGACGCCGGGTGACATCCTCCGCTCGCGCGCCTGA
- a CDS encoding GFA family protein, which yields MSLTPAQKSPTLKKYVGGCHCGAVRFEAEVDLAEAVNRCNCTVCTKMGGTTTQVAPSSFRVLQGEGETAEYRVGKSPNYRRFCKHCGVQAYGGGFVEELGGDFRSINVGCLDDVDLSKLKVQYWDGRHDNWEAGSRSEPWPLRAA from the coding sequence ATGAGCCTGACCCCTGCCCAGAAGTCCCCCACCCTGAAGAAGTACGTCGGCGGCTGTCACTGCGGCGCCGTGCGCTTCGAGGCCGAGGTGGACCTCGCCGAGGCGGTGAACCGCTGCAACTGCACCGTCTGCACGAAGATGGGCGGCACGACGACCCAGGTGGCCCCCAGCTCGTTCCGCGTCCTCCAGGGCGAGGGCGAGACGGCCGAGTACCGGGTGGGCAAGAGCCCCAACTACCGGCGCTTCTGCAAGCACTGCGGCGTCCAGGCCTACGGCGGCGGCTTCGTCGAGGAGCTGGGCGGCGACTTCCGCTCCATCAACGTGGGCTGCCTGGACGACGTGGACCTCTCCAAGCTCAAGGTCCAGTACTGGGACGGCCGTCACGACAACTGGGAGGCGGGCTCCCGCTCCGAGCCGTGGCCCCTGCGCGCCGCGTGA
- a CDS encoding TetR/AcrR family transcriptional regulator — translation MPRPRSLTLPGIADAALNVIEREGLAALSMRSVASALGMGTMSLYRYVEGREALESLVVDAVMRDVRLPGPGGDTPWTERVKTLLGQVRGAVARHPCVAPLVLTRRHCTEGTLAWAEALLALLTEGGFEGLSRLVALRTLVSHVFGSVQLMHLGALSGEGTAALAELDAGRYPLLRQTAQDARRLTHDEEFRHGLDVLLLGLEATRARG, via the coding sequence ATGCCTCGTCCCCGCTCGCTCACCCTGCCTGGCATCGCCGACGCCGCCCTCAACGTCATCGAGCGGGAGGGGCTGGCCGCGCTGTCCATGCGCTCGGTGGCGAGCGCGCTCGGCATGGGGACCATGTCCCTGTACCGCTATGTGGAGGGGCGCGAGGCGCTGGAGTCGCTGGTCGTCGACGCGGTGATGCGGGACGTGCGACTGCCCGGTCCGGGTGGGGACACGCCCTGGACCGAGCGGGTGAAGACGCTGCTGGGACAGGTGCGAGGGGCGGTGGCGCGCCACCCTTGCGTCGCGCCGCTGGTGCTCACCCGGCGCCACTGCACCGAGGGCACGCTGGCGTGGGCCGAGGCGCTGCTCGCGCTCCTGACGGAGGGCGGCTTCGAGGGCCTGTCACGGCTTGTCGCCCTGCGCACGCTGGTGAGCCACGTCTTCGGCTCCGTCCAGCTCATGCACCTGGGCGCCCTGTCCGGAGAGGGCACCGCCGCGCTCGCGGAGCTGGACGCCGGCCGCTATCCCCTGCTGCGACAGACGGCCCAGGACGCGCGGCGGCTCACCCATGACGAGGAGTTCCGCCACGGCCTGGACGTCCTGCTGCTCGGCCTGGAGGCCACGCGGGCCCGCGGCTGA
- a CDS encoding M4 family metallopeptidase, producing MKIRADLPKLPVTRSTDTRPATAPEVKNKALGFTEGSTFEASTKPALAKPATPLTAPTVKSGPVALDSATSKAAIQTTLDFVQKQAAPTVSQLLAGKQGVNTADFAPRAVEKDDLGFTHVRMDRKHEGVPVFGEQVVGHLDREGKLESLTGDVGTIPAGLGKKETKLSAEDALAVAQKEFNGPTDRKPVSERVIFKDANGEYKAAYHVELSNTTDVGPGKDPRRMQYLVDANTGKVLEQYNQMGGVGSHAHGADHAGHSHAVKPSLTAETPTTEEPGTPAPSSKADDTTQYSGKVEIGSTKTADGKYSLEDTSRGGGVVTRDALNRDPNTDSTTHAAVTDDNDIWGEGTDSARNKDAVDAQYGAQATYDFYKDVLGRDSIDGKGEKLISDVHVGKDFANAFWDGEKMNYGDGDGDQFGSLTTLDIAGHEITHGLTERTAGLQYRNESGALNEAMSDIMGVGVEWYASQRNDAVKFDWTVGEDTFTPNNGDDTDGLRDLSNPSSDGMSPDHYSKRYTGWQDNGGVHINSGIPNNAFYLLSEGGKNRTSGVEVKDGIGIEKGLKIYSRALNFYMTPTTNFAQAKEATYKAAQDLYGKDSVEAQKVLESWGAVGVK from the coding sequence ATGAAGATTCGCGCCGACCTCCCGAAGCTTCCCGTCACGCGTTCCACGGACACCCGGCCCGCGACGGCGCCCGAGGTGAAGAACAAGGCCCTGGGCTTCACCGAGGGCTCCACCTTCGAGGCGTCGACGAAGCCCGCGCTGGCGAAGCCGGCCACGCCGCTGACGGCGCCGACGGTGAAGTCCGGCCCGGTGGCCCTGGACAGCGCCACCAGCAAGGCGGCCATCCAGACGACGCTGGACTTCGTGCAGAAGCAGGCGGCGCCCACGGTGTCGCAGCTCCTGGCCGGCAAGCAGGGCGTCAACACCGCGGACTTCGCGCCGCGCGCGGTGGAGAAGGACGACCTGGGCTTCACCCACGTGCGCATGGACCGCAAGCACGAGGGCGTGCCCGTCTTCGGCGAGCAGGTGGTGGGTCACCTGGACCGCGAGGGCAAGCTGGAGAGCCTGACGGGTGACGTGGGCACCATCCCCGCGGGCCTGGGCAAGAAGGAGACGAAGCTGTCCGCCGAGGACGCGCTGGCCGTGGCCCAGAAGGAGTTCAACGGCCCCACGGACCGCAAGCCCGTCTCCGAGCGCGTCATCTTCAAGGACGCCAACGGCGAGTACAAGGCCGCGTACCACGTGGAGCTGAGCAACACGACGGACGTGGGCCCGGGCAAGGACCCGCGCCGCATGCAGTACCTGGTGGACGCGAACACCGGCAAGGTGCTGGAGCAGTACAACCAGATGGGCGGCGTGGGCAGCCACGCGCACGGCGCGGACCACGCGGGCCACTCGCACGCGGTGAAGCCCTCGCTGACGGCCGAGACGCCGACGACCGAGGAGCCCGGCACGCCCGCGCCCTCGAGCAAGGCGGACGACACCACCCAGTACAGCGGCAAGGTGGAGATCGGCAGCACGAAGACCGCGGACGGCAAGTACTCGCTCGAGGACACCTCGCGCGGCGGCGGCGTGGTGACGCGGGACGCGCTCAACCGCGACCCCAACACCGACTCCACCACGCACGCGGCCGTCACCGACGACAACGACATCTGGGGCGAGGGCACCGACTCCGCGCGCAACAAGGACGCGGTGGACGCGCAGTACGGCGCCCAGGCCACGTACGACTTCTACAAGGACGTGCTCGGCCGTGACTCCATCGACGGCAAGGGCGAGAAGCTCATCTCCGATGTGCACGTGGGCAAGGACTTCGCCAACGCCTTCTGGGACGGCGAGAAGATGAACTACGGCGATGGTGACGGCGACCAGTTCGGCTCGCTCACCACGCTGGACATCGCCGGCCACGAAATCACCCACGGCCTCACCGAGCGCACCGCGGGCCTGCAGTACCGCAACGAGTCGGGCGCCCTCAACGAGGCGATGAGCGACATCATGGGCGTGGGCGTGGAGTGGTACGCCAGCCAGCGCAACGACGCGGTGAAGTTCGACTGGACGGTGGGCGAGGACACGTTCACGCCCAACAACGGCGACGACACCGACGGTCTGCGGGATTTGAGCAACCCCTCCAGCGACGGCATGTCGCCGGACCACTACTCGAAGCGCTACACCGGCTGGCAGGACAACGGCGGCGTGCACATCAACTCGGGCATCCCGAACAACGCCTTCTACCTGCTGTCCGAGGGTGGCAAGAACCGCACCTCCGGCGTGGAGGTGAAGGACGGCATCGGCATCGAGAAGGGCCTGAAGATCTACTCGCGCGCGCTGAACTTCTACATGACGCCGACCACCAACTTCGCCCAGGCGAAGGAGGCCACGTACAAGGCGGCGCAGGACCTGTACGGCAAGGACTCCGTCGAGGCCCAGAAGGTGCTGGAGAGCTGGGGCGCGGTCGGCGTGAAGTAG
- a CDS encoding glutamate decarboxylase, with amino-acid sequence MPLHGKDEVRDRLNDDVYASPDLSVPMPKYRIPEDEHSPDHAYAVVHDELLLDGNSRQNLATFCQTWSEPQVHKLMDECLDKNMIDKDEYPQTAEIETRCVNMLADLWHAPHASSAMGCSTTGSSEAAMLGGLALKWRWRKRREAQGKPTDKPNLICGPVQICWHKFARYFDVELRQVPLAPGRMVMTPEEVLKLCDENTIGVVPTLGVTFNLLYEPVADIAAALDELEVRTGLDIPIHVDAASGGFLAPFIHQDVVWDFKLPRVKSINASGHKFGLTPLGCGWVVWRDKEDLPEELIFRVDYLGGDMPTFALNFSRPGGQIVIQYYNFLRLGREGYRRLQQACSDTANHIAKAIEQIGLFDIVYDGRGGVPGVCWKLKEGTDPGFTLYDLADRLRERGWLVPAYPMPANIQDLVVQRVLVRHGVSRDLATLLVTDLLACIEHFRRHPVSAPMTREEASGYHH; translated from the coding sequence ATGCCCCTGCATGGAAAAGACGAAGTCCGGGACCGCCTCAACGATGACGTCTACGCCTCGCCGGACTTGTCCGTGCCGATGCCGAAGTACCGCATCCCCGAGGACGAGCACAGCCCGGACCATGCCTACGCCGTGGTGCACGACGAGCTGCTGCTGGACGGCAACTCGCGGCAGAACCTGGCCACCTTCTGTCAGACCTGGTCCGAGCCCCAGGTGCACAAGCTGATGGACGAGTGCCTCGACAAGAACATGATCGACAAGGACGAGTATCCGCAGACCGCCGAAATCGAGACGCGCTGCGTGAACATGCTCGCCGACCTCTGGCACGCGCCCCACGCGTCCAGCGCCATGGGTTGCTCCACCACGGGCTCCAGCGAGGCGGCCATGCTGGGGGGCCTGGCGCTCAAGTGGCGCTGGCGCAAGCGGCGCGAGGCGCAAGGAAAGCCCACCGACAAGCCGAACCTCATCTGCGGTCCGGTGCAGATCTGCTGGCACAAGTTCGCGCGCTACTTCGACGTGGAGCTGCGCCAGGTGCCGCTCGCGCCCGGGCGAATGGTGATGACACCCGAGGAGGTGCTCAAGCTCTGCGACGAGAACACCATCGGCGTCGTGCCCACGCTGGGCGTCACCTTCAACCTGCTCTACGAGCCGGTGGCGGACATCGCCGCGGCGCTGGACGAGCTGGAGGTGCGCACGGGGCTGGACATCCCCATCCACGTGGACGCGGCCAGCGGTGGCTTCCTGGCGCCCTTCATCCACCAGGACGTCGTCTGGGACTTCAAGCTGCCGCGCGTGAAGTCCATCAACGCCTCCGGCCACAAGTTCGGCCTCACGCCGCTGGGCTGCGGCTGGGTGGTGTGGCGCGACAAGGAGGACCTGCCCGAGGAGCTCATCTTCCGCGTGGACTACCTGGGCGGCGACATGCCGACCTTCGCGCTGAACTTCTCGCGGCCGGGCGGGCAGATCGTCATCCAGTACTACAACTTCCTTCGGCTCGGCCGGGAGGGCTACCGGCGGTTGCAGCAGGCGTGCTCGGACACCGCGAACCACATCGCGAAGGCCATCGAGCAGATTGGCCTGTTCGACATCGTCTACGACGGCCGGGGCGGCGTGCCCGGCGTGTGCTGGAAGCTGAAGGAGGGGACGGACCCGGGCTTCACCCTCTACGACCTGGCGGACCGCCTGCGTGAGCGGGGCTGGTTGGTGCCCGCCTATCCCATGCCCGCGAACATCCAGGACCTGGTGGTGCAGCGCGTGCTGGTGCGCCACGGCGTGAGTCGGGATCTGGCGACGCTGCTGGTGACGGACCTGCTCGCGTGCATCGAGCATTTCCGCCGGCATCCGGTCAGCGCGCCGATGACGCGGGAAGAGGCCTCCGGCTACCACCACTGA
- a CDS encoding alpha/beta fold hydrolase — protein MLKSYVALLPLALLALVGCSDDPEASFEPKDRWFTNRDGLKLHYLEFEGRGSPVVMLHGLLGSAHPSWVAPGIAGALAKQGHRLIILDQRGHGQSDRPYTASSYGEPMVLDVLELMDTLGIERAHLVGYSMGAAMTRVLMTRAPERVISASLGGAGVEELDPVIRAEAEARDPKGTDPDEQRILDEIAGDPPPDPRFVAAITEAWTAWWPPSIDLPSLRVPVQAVNGEFDAPYSKTVRLERELAGFENVIIPGRTHLTTLIDSRYVDSLVDFIQRNDER, from the coding sequence ATGCTGAAGTCGTACGTGGCCCTGTTGCCCCTCGCCCTCCTCGCGCTGGTGGGCTGCTCGGATGACCCCGAAGCCTCCTTTGAGCCGAAGGACCGCTGGTTCACCAACCGGGACGGGCTGAAGCTCCACTATCTGGAGTTCGAGGGGCGCGGCTCGCCCGTGGTCATGCTCCACGGGCTCCTGGGCAGCGCGCATCCGTCCTGGGTGGCCCCAGGCATCGCCGGGGCCCTGGCGAAGCAGGGCCACCGCCTCATCATCCTGGACCAGCGAGGCCACGGACAGAGCGACCGCCCCTACACGGCCTCGTCCTACGGTGAGCCCATGGTCCTGGATGTCCTCGAGCTGATGGACACGCTCGGAATCGAACGGGCCCACCTCGTTGGCTACTCCATGGGCGCGGCGATGACGCGCGTGTTGATGACCCGCGCACCCGAGCGGGTCATCAGCGCGAGCCTGGGCGGCGCGGGCGTCGAGGAGCTGGACCCGGTCATCCGCGCGGAGGCCGAGGCCAGGGACCCGAAGGGCACGGACCCCGACGAGCAGCGCATCCTCGACGAAATCGCCGGCGACCCTCCGCCGGACCCGCGCTTCGTCGCCGCCATCACCGAGGCGTGGACCGCGTGGTGGCCCCCCTCCATCGACCTGCCCTCCCTGCGCGTGCCGGTGCAGGCGGTGAACGGCGAGTTCGACGCGCCCTACTCCAAGACGGTGCGTCTGGAGCGGGAGCTGGCGGGATTCGAGAACGTCATCATCCCCGGCCGCACGCACCTGACGACGCTCATCGACTCGCGCTACGTGGACAGCCTGGTGGACTTCATCCAGCGCAACGACGAGCGCTGA